The following are from one region of the Cytobacillus firmus genome:
- a CDS encoding SprT family protein, which translates to MNDQELQTLVEKISLESFGKPFCHQAYFNSRLKSTGGRYMLNSHHVEINKKYYEQLGAEELEGIIKHELCHYHLHLEGKGYKHRDQDFRMLMKKVGAPRFCSVLPDRPKTNRSAKILLYMCKECGQTYRRKRKVDTKKYVCGKCKGKLVFKKELTLD; encoded by the coding sequence ATGAATGACCAGGAGCTTCAGACACTTGTTGAAAAGATATCATTAGAAAGCTTCGGCAAGCCTTTTTGCCACCAGGCATATTTTAATTCACGCCTAAAATCCACTGGCGGAAGATATATGCTGAATTCGCATCATGTTGAAATAAACAAAAAGTATTATGAGCAGCTTGGCGCCGAAGAATTAGAGGGAATTATTAAGCACGAGTTATGTCATTACCATTTGCACTTAGAAGGAAAAGGATATAAACACCGTGATCAGGACTTCAGAATGCTAATGAAGAAAGTGGGAGCACCACGATTTTGTTCAGTCTTGCCTGATCGTCCGAAGACAAACAGATCTGCTAAGATTCTTTTATATATGTGCAAGGAATGCGGCCAAACTTATCGGAGAAAAAGAAAAGTAGATACGAAGAAATATGTCTGCGGTAAATGCAAAGGGAAATTAGTGTTTAAAAAAGAATTGACATTAGATTAA
- the cmpA gene encoding cortex morphogenetic protein CmpA encodes MPVWFQNQIQRAFYEKDRYQIKLLNQCWFFYRKKHCS; translated from the coding sequence ATGCCTGTATGGTTTCAAAATCAAATCCAGCGTGCCTTTTATGAAAAAGACCGCTATCAGATCAAACTGCTGAATCAGTGCTGGTTTTTCTATAGAAAGAAACATTGCTCATAA